In Scatophagus argus isolate fScaArg1 chromosome 14, fScaArg1.pri, whole genome shotgun sequence, the following proteins share a genomic window:
- the LOC124071111 gene encoding uncharacterized protein LOC124071111, which produces MVLEIHRGHPNTGYKLMRGHLNARGVRVPSSRILDSLRRVNAEGVYMRRLRLRVSRRRQYSVPGPNCLWHIDGNHKLIRWRFVIHGGVDGFSRLVVYLTAAGNDRAITVLESFKTAVEQYGLPSRVRSDKGGENADVAEFMIRSRGTDRNSHITGRIVHNQRIERMWRDVYEHTLDLFYQIFTSLEYQGLLNPDNEVHLYALHRAFLPVIQQSLNDFRDAWNFHGLRTERNQSPQQLWMRYRDQGPMEDPTQVYDDYGIDWNGPHSLDGGLVSVPEVQLARELSEEELNMLPPVGVSVSDAIQCYLETVEIVCRMTTTN; this is translated from the exons ATGGTTCTTGAAATACACAGAGGACATCCAAACACCGGATACAAGCTCATGCGTGGCCATCTAAATGCAAGAGGTGTGCGTGTTCCAA GCTCAAGGATACTTGACTCTCTACGCAGAGTCAATGCAGAAGGAGTGTACATGAGACGTTTAAGGCTGCGTGTGTCAAGGCGAAGGCAGTACTCTGTACCTGGCCCCAATTGTTTATGGCATATAGACGGGAATCATAAACTCATCAG GTGGAGATTCGTTATCCATGGTGGGGTGGATGGATTCAGTCGTCTCGTGGTCTACCTGACTGCGGCTGGCAATGATAGAGCCATTACAGTCTTGGAGAGCTTTAAGACCGCTGTTGAGCAGTATGGACTGCCGTCAAGGGTACGGTCTGATAAAGGGGGAGAGAATGCAGATGTGGCTGAATTTATGATCAGGAGTAGAGGAACAGACAGGAATTCACACATTACTGGACGAATTGTCCACAATCAGAG GATTGAAAGGATGTGGAGGGATGTTTATGAACATACACTAGACCTCTTCTACCAGATCTTTACGTCACTGGAATATCAGGGACTTCTCAATCCGGATAACGAGGTCCATCTTTATGCACTGCACCGGGCCTTCCTTCCTGTCATTCAGCAGAGCCTGAACGATTTCAGAGATGCCTGGAACTTCCATGGTCTCAGAACTGAAAGGAATCAGTCACCTCAACAACTCTGGATGCGATACAGAGACCAAGGCCCTATGGAGGATCCTACCCAG GTTTATGATGACTATGGCATTGACTGGAATGGACCACACAGTCTGGATGGAGGCCTGGTGTCAGTCCCTGAGGTTCAATTGGCACGTGAGCTCTCGGAAGAAGAACTTAACATGTTGCCACCTGTAGGAGTGTCTGTATCTGATGCAATACAGTGTTATTTAGAAACCGTTGAAATTGTGTGCAgaatgacaacaacaaactga
- the LOC124071110 gene encoding uncharacterized protein LOC124071110: protein MTRRPGAQARRIFSYTHVFCCVADHRADSVSSVGMKADLLAAGLGEQRVTFSGSPSDPMVITNKLLEVYPKLQEGGGFELLKIAGSTRSRSLALLPCPTTGYTIAFLKDPSTMIGQATLYIRPLQQDLPIHSENSHHASGPAITCITCQEEVMFSEMKRHRMTCNEAQTQDSDGGPKNEDRGNPVNDDEVPGPSAVGAVQPVVIEDCDYNETDNDWKLIKEPAEAAKVFKQNLLREHANGETLKMKMDIRDSEEEREQQLLSFYKQQQEWACPLNCTLAGDSAVGEGVMRYFMTTIISKLQFGFSLGLGGMGRTVLFEGEIDHLVPAASEALIESNLFRVAGRMLGHGFLHNGPVVTGLSPAVIHVLFNGDPEMATVAIEDCPDLHIRDIIKLLDQEDLTPEEKDTISDLCMSWDLPPVTRTNRKWLQNKLLLHAVIGRTTRQVKQLRRGIKDVMLWPLLSSRPDVVQLMFPRMVEIQFTPQMVLQKITWPVEDSDDEDFDVENVCRITGFLRTFVEAASPGTLAQLVKFWVGWERLPAELRLEISERTLPTSATCFETLKLPHHFTTYSEFEKALLSSINTADTGFGLL from the exons ATGACGAGACGACCCGGTGCCCAAGCTAGAAGAATCTTCAGTTACACACACGTGTTCTGCTGTGTAGCTGACCACCGAGCCGACTCGGTCTCAAGCGTAGGGATGAAAGCTGACCTTCTCGCTGCAGGACTGGGAGAACAGAGAGTAACATTTTCAG GGAGTCCCAGTGATCCAATGGTTATAACGAATAAACTGCTGGAAGTTTATCCAAAGCTGCAAGAAGGTGGAGGCTTTGAACTTCTTAAAATTGCGGGATCAACTCGCAGCCGAAGTCTTGCATTACTTCCGTGTCCCACCACTGGATACACTATCGCCTTTTTGAAGGACCCATCCACCATGATAGGACAGGCCACATTGTACATTCGTCCACTGCAGCAGGATCTACCCATACATTCT GAGAACTCACACCATGCCTCTGGTCCTGCCATAACTTGCATCACTTGTCAGGAGGAGGTTATGTTTTCTGAGATGAAGCGTCACAGAATGACTTGCAATGA GGCACAAACGCAGGATTCAGATGGAGGTccaaaaaatgaagacagaggGAACCCAGTCAATGATGATGAAGTGCCTGGACCATCGGCTGTGGGAGCAGTACAACCAGTAGTGATTGAGGATTGTGACTACAATGAAACAGACAATG attggAAACTTATTAAAGAGCCAGCTGAAGCTGCTAAAGTTTTTAAACAGAATCTTCTAAGGGAGCACGCCAATGGGGAAACACTCAAGATGAAGATGGACATTCGAGACTCAGAAGAGGAGCGTGAACAACAGCTTCTGTCATtctacaaacagcagcaggagtggGCATGTCCACTCAATTGTACTCTTGCTG GTGATTCTGCAGTTGGAGAGGGTGTGATGAGGTACTTCATGACAACAATTATATCGAAACTCCAGTTTGGATTCAGTCTAGGGCTTG GAGGAATGGGCCGGACGGTCTTATTTGAGGGTGAAATTGACCATCTTGTTCCAGCAGCATCAGAGGCACTTATTGAAAGCAACCTCTTCCGGGTTGCAGGTAGGATGTTGGGCCACGGCTTTCTGCACAATGGCCCCGTTGTCACCGGGTTAAGTCCTGCTGTGATTCATGTGCTCTTCAATGGAGACCCCGAAATGGCAACTGTTGCTATCGAAGACTGCCCTGATCTACACATCAGGGATATCATAAAACTG CTTGATCAAGAAGATCTTACACCTGAAGAGAAGGACACAATTTCAGATCTCTGCATGTCCTGGGACCTCCCACCAGTCACaagaacaaacaggaaatggctGCAAAACAAACTTCTCCTCCATGCA GTCATTGGTAGGACTACACGGCAGGTAAAACAACTGCGAAGGGGCATAAAAGACGTGATGCTCTGGCCACTCCTCTCCTCAAGGCCAGATGTAGTCCAACTGATGTTTCCCAGAATGGTCGAAATTCAGTTCACTCCCCAG ATGGTCCTACAGAAAATCACTTGGCCTGTGGAGGACAGTGATGACGAGGACTTTGATGTGGAGAATGTGTGCCGAATTACTGGGTTCCTGAGAACATTCGTGGAAGCCG CTTCACCAGGTACTCTGGCTCAATTGGTGAAATTCTGGGTTGGTTGGGAGAGGCTTCCTGCTGAATTGAGGCTGGAGATTTCAGAAAGGACCCTTCCCACCTCTGCCACCTGCTTCGAAACATTGAAGCTGCCACATCATTTCACAACATACAGTGAATTTGAAAAAGCACTTCTCTCTTCCATAAATACTGCAGACACAGGATTTGGGCTactttaa